Within the Novosphingobium sp. SL115 genome, the region GACTTTCTTCTCCAGTCCCCTTTCAACGGCCAGCGGCGTCTTCCCCTTCGCCATGCCGGTGCGATTGCCGACGCGGAAGATATGGGTGTCCACGGCAAAGGTTTCCGCGCCGAACGCGCAGTTCATCACCACGTTGGCGGTCTTGCGGCCCACGCCCGGCAACAGGGTCAGCGCATCACGATCGGCCGGAACCTCGCCCCCATGCTCACGCACCAGGATTTCGGCCATGGCCATCACGTTCCTGGCTTTGGAATTGAACAGGCCGATGGTCTTGATGTGCTCTTTCAAGCCCTCTTCGCCCAGATCGATCATGTCCTGCGGGGTTTTGACGAAGGCAAACAGCTTGCGCGTGGCCTTGTTCACGCCCACGTCGGTCGCCTGTGCCGACAGCGTGACCGCCACCAGCAACTGATAGACATTGCCGAATTCCAGTTCCGTTTCGGGCGAGGGGTTAGCCTCTGCCAGACGGCGGAAGAATTCGAAAACGTCGGCAACCTTCATATCACAGGCCGAGCACTTCGGGCATGGTGTAACGGCCCGGTGCCTTGTCCAGCAGCCATTCGGCAGCGCGGATCGCCCCCTTGGCAAAGATGCCACGGTTTTCGGCCAGATGGGAAAAGGTCAGCCGTTCATTGTCGGCCAGGAAATGCACCGAATGGTCGCCCGCAACGCTGCCCCCGCGCAATGCGGCAAAGCCGATGGTGCCAGCCTGACGCGCGCCGGTAATGCCATCACGTCCGCGTACCGCTTCATCGGCCAGATCAACCCCGCGCCCCTTGGCCGCCGCTTCGCCAAGCAGCAGCGCGGTGCCCGATGGCGCGTCCACCTTCATGCGGTGGTGGGTTTCGACAATCTCGATGTCCCAGTCATCGCCCAGCCGCGCGGCGGCTTCGCGCACCAGATGGGACAGCAGGGTGACGCCCAGCGAGGTATTGCCGGTTTGCAGCACGGGGATGCTGACCATTGCCGCGTCGATCAGCCAGTGGTGGCGCTCTTCCAGACCAGTGGTGCCGATCACGATGGGCTTGCCCGCCGAAATCGCGGCATCAAGGTTGAATTCCAGCGCGGCGGGGGCGGAAAAATCGACCAGCACGTCGCTTACCTGTGCCAGTGCCAGCACATCGCCACCCTTGTCGATCCCGCCGGCATAGTCGTGCCCTGCCGCAGCTACCGCTGCCTGCAATGCGTTGCCCATGCGTCCTGCGCTGCCGATAATTCCGATTCTTGCCATTGCCTGTCCCTTTACCGGCGTGCTTCATGGTCGGGATGAGACGCCCACGCAATATCGTCATTCTTACCGGTGCGGGAATTTCCGCCGAATCCGGCATCGACACCTTTCGCGGGGCGGGCGGCCTGTGGGAGAATCACCGGGTGGAGGATGTTGCAACGCCCGATGCCTTCGCCCGCGATCCCGAACTGGTGCTGCGCTTCTATGACATGCGGCGCGAAGCGATCCAGACGCGCGAACCCAATGCCGCGCATATTGCGCTGGCACGTCTGGACCGGGAATGGGCCGCGCGCAGTGGCGGCGGCGAAGTGCTGATCGTCACGCAGAACGTGGACGACCTGCACGAACGCGGCGGCGCGCTGAATGTCTTGCACATGCATGGCGAACACCTGAGCGTGTGGTGCGGGGCTTGTGATGAACGGCACCGCTGGGTCGGGGCACTGCTGCACCGCCCGCCATGCCCTGCTTGTGGCGAAGCGGCACTGCGGCCTGATATCGTGTGGTTTGGCGAAGTGCCCTATCGCATGGACGATATCTATCAGGCGCTGGCGGCGGCGGACCTGTTCGTGTCGATTGGCACGTCGGGCGCGGTCTATCCGGCGGCGGGATTCGTGCGCACCGCGCGCGAACTGGGACTACAGACGCTGGAGCTGAATCTTGAGCGTTCCCAAGGCTCTGCCTGGTTCGAGGAAACCCGGCTTGGCCCGGCGACACAGATCGTGCCTGAATGGGTGGAAGAATTATTGCGCTAAATTGTTGCAGCCCCGGCATTCCGGGTCTTTGGCGATGCGCATGGTGCGCAGGCCGGGCTTCAATCCGTCGAACACATGCAACTGGCCCCATTGCGGGTCGCCCAGCGTGCTGACACCCTCCAGCAGCACGCGCAGTGCGGCCATGGCGCCAAACGCGCCCATGGTGCCTACCATGGCCCCCAGCACGCCCTGATCGGCGCAAGTGTCGCAATCTTCGGCGTCGAAAGCATCGCCCACAAAACAGCGATAACAGGCGTGTCCGGGGCGGTGTCCGGCGA harbors:
- the nth gene encoding endonuclease III, with product MKVADVFEFFRRLAEANPSPETELEFGNVYQLLVAVTLSAQATDVGVNKATRKLFAFVKTPQDMIDLGEEGLKEHIKTIGLFNSKARNVMAMAEILVREHGGEVPADRDALTLLPGVGRKTANVVMNCAFGAETFAVDTHIFRVGNRTGMAKGKTPLAVERGLEKKVPQPFRVGAHHWLILHGRYICKARTPECWHCPVVDLCAFKAKVLEKGAKPATEAKKPATRKKESKA
- the dapB gene encoding 4-hydroxy-tetrahydrodipicolinate reductase — encoded protein: MARIGIIGSAGRMGNALQAAVAAAGHDYAGGIDKGGDVLALAQVSDVLVDFSAPAALEFNLDAAISAGKPIVIGTTGLEERHHWLIDAAMVSIPVLQTGNTSLGVTLLSHLVREAAARLGDDWDIEIVETHHRMKVDAPSGTALLLGEAAAKGRGVDLADEAVRGRDGITGARQAGTIGFAALRGGSVAGDHSVHFLADNERLTFSHLAENRGIFAKGAIRAAEWLLDKAPGRYTMPEVLGL
- a CDS encoding NAD-dependent deacylase; translation: MRRPRNIVILTGAGISAESGIDTFRGAGGLWENHRVEDVATPDAFARDPELVLRFYDMRREAIQTREPNAAHIALARLDREWAARSGGGEVLIVTQNVDDLHERGGALNVLHMHGEHLSVWCGACDERHRWVGALLHRPPCPACGEAALRPDIVWFGEVPYRMDDIYQALAAADLFVSIGTSGAVYPAAGFVRTARELGLQTLELNLERSQGSAWFEETRLGPATQIVPEWVEELLR